A section of the Verrucomicrobium sp. GAS474 genome encodes:
- a CDS encoding helix-turn-helix domain-containing protein, with the protein MTNQIAAAKSKCPLTDLVDIIGGRWKVLALWRLIDGCKRFTELRRAMPGVTQKMLTQQLRQLEEDGLVTRKIYPQVPPKVEYRLTKTGEELCTLLVTLADWATLHMPALEAGKVTKKRMTETQEVIV; encoded by the coding sequence ATGACCAATCAAATCGCCGCTGCGAAGAGCAAATGTCCCCTCACCGACCTGGTTGATATCATCGGAGGACGCTGGAAGGTGTTGGCGCTGTGGCGCCTGATCGATGGCTGCAAGCGTTTCACCGAACTGCGCCGAGCGATGCCCGGCGTGACGCAGAAGATGCTCACGCAGCAGCTCCGGCAGCTTGAGGAGGACGGCTTGGTGACTCGGAAGATCTATCCGCAGGTTCCGCCGAAGGTCGAATACCGCCTCACCAAGACGGGGGAGGAGCTATGTACGCTACTGGTGACGCTCGCCGATTGGGCAACACTCCATATGCCCGCTCTGGAGGCCGGAAAGGTCACTAAGAAGCGGATGACCGAAACCCAAGAAGTCATTGTCTAA